A DNA window from Paraclostridium bifermentans contains the following coding sequences:
- a CDS encoding superoxide dismutase: MFLYINSYANMPDNKEFKLEPLPYAYDSLEPYIDKETMILHHDKHHQAYVDNLNKILSTHPEIEYKSLDQLLSNPTILPRDVRQSIINNAGGVYNHNFFWSIMSPNKSGQAKDELLKAIEKDFGSFESFKEKFNKSALNTFGSGWTWLVSNDDGELAIMSTSNQDSPITSGVKPIIAIDLWEHSYYLKYKNERNKYIENWWNVVNWEQANKNYLSK; the protein is encoded by the coding sequence ATGTTTTTATACATTAACTCGTATGCTAATATGCCCGATAATAAAGAATTTAAATTAGAGCCACTACCTTATGCCTATGATTCACTTGAACCTTATATAGATAAGGAAACTATGATTTTGCACCATGACAAACATCATCAAGCATATGTTGATAACTTAAATAAAATACTTTCCACTCATCCAGAAATTGAATATAAAAGCTTAGATCAACTTTTATCTAATCCAACTATACTTCCACGCGATGTAAGACAAAGTATTATTAATAACGCTGGTGGAGTTTATAATCACAACTTTTTTTGGAGTATAATGAGCCCAAATAAAAGTGGGCAAGCTAAAGATGAACTATTAAAAGCTATAGAAAAAGATTTTGGTTCTTTTGAATCTTTCAAAGAAAAATTTAATAAATCAGCACTAAATACATTTGGATCTGGATGGACTTGGTTAGTTTCTAATGATGATGGCGAGTTAGCTATAATGTCTACTTCAAACCAAGATTCTCCAATTACATCAGGAGTAAAACCTATAATAGCTATAGATCTTTGGGAGCATTCATATTATCTTAAATATAAAAATGAGCGTAATAAGTATATAGAAAATTGGTGGAATGTAGTTAATTGGGAACAAGCAAATAAAAACTATTTATCTAAATAA
- a CDS encoding L-threonine 3-dehydrogenase: protein MKKILITGALGQIGSELTSKLRKEYGVSNVLATDVRSIEESEVVNNGLFETLDVMDVEAMGRLAKKHNADTIIHLASLLSAVGEQKPQFAWKLNMGGLVNALEVSKETSATLFAPSSIAAFGPNSPKDLTPQDTIQRPNTMYGVTKVSGELLSDYYYHKFGVDTRSVRFPGLISYVTPPGGGTTDYAVDIYYEALKNKKYESFIAEGTKMDMMYMPDALQAVVDLLEADSSKLIHRNAFNITAMNFSPEEIAAEIKKNMPEFEFSYNVDPVRQSIAESWPNSIDPSCAVNEWGFKFEYDLRKMTIDMLQKLSEKGIGKESVHNA from the coding sequence ATGAAAAAAATTCTTATTACTGGAGCTCTTGGTCAAATAGGTTCTGAGTTAACATCAAAACTTCGAAAGGAATATGGAGTGAGCAATGTTTTAGCTACTGATGTTCGCTCAATAGAAGAAAGTGAAGTTGTAAATAATGGTTTATTTGAAACTTTAGATGTTATGGATGTTGAAGCTATGGGAAGACTAGCTAAAAAACACAATGCAGATACTATAATACATCTGGCGTCTTTATTATCTGCAGTAGGAGAACAAAAACCTCAATTTGCATGGAAATTAAATATGGGTGGTTTAGTAAATGCTTTAGAAGTTTCTAAAGAAACTAGTGCTACACTATTCGCACCTAGCTCTATAGCTGCATTTGGACCTAATTCTCCAAAAGATTTAACTCCTCAAGATACTATACAAAGACCAAATACTATGTATGGGGTAACTAAGGTTTCAGGAGAATTATTATCTGATTATTATTACCATAAATTCGGAGTAGACACAAGAAGTGTAAGATTCCCAGGACTTATATCATATGTAACTCCTCCTGGTGGTGGAACAACTGATTACGCTGTTGATATATACTATGAAGCTTTAAAAAATAAAAAATATGAATCCTTTATAGCTGAGGGTACGAAAATGGATATGATGTATATGCCAGATGCTCTTCAAGCTGTTGTTGACCTTCTTGAAGCTGATAGTTCTAAATTAATTCATAGAAATGCATTCAATATAACAGCTATGAACTTCTCTCCTGAAGAAATAGCAGCTGAGATTAAAAAGAATATGCCTGAATTTGAATTTAGCTACAACGTTGACCCAGTTCGTCAATCTATAGCTGAATCTTGGCCTAATTCTATAGACCCATCTTGCGCAGTTAATGAGTGGGGCTTCAAGTTTGAATATGATTTAAGAAAAATGACTATAGATATGTTACAAAAACTAAGCGAAAAAGGTATAGGTAAAGAAAGTGTACATAACGCTTAA
- a CDS encoding phytoene desaturase family protein: protein MKEVIVIGAGIGGLTTGIRLLQNGYRVTILEKESTVGGKINQIKNKGDKFDLTASILMTPQNYTEIFNYVNKDYSKYIDLVKLDTMYKVFYQDNTNYEFYSDISKTIKFLESIDCNLGVAYLKYISNSYSKYVLSNEKFLNKPMENLKEILNFESVKTAIKLNPIPSSYKYTSRYIKDNKIRDFLLFQCMYIGIDPYENSNLYTLIPAISQLYGLWYIKGGMYSYIKSLEKLFCEMGGKIYINKEVNEILIDKGIVKGVSTSDRKYSSDIVVCNADFPYAIKKLIKEDVNKDKKIEKLKLSCSTLIIYLGLNKKYKNLKVNNIYIGENFKENIQAPFKGDLPNKPSFYMYCPSKIDHSVCGESKEILNIMIRVPNLEHENIEWNERLVKSFRDKVIQSITKIKGMEDIEENIIYEKYLTPKDIETNFNAYKGCAFGIAHNINQIGYLRPHIKSKSVKNLYFIGSSTHPGNGASVIVKGSKLIADEIIKNS, encoded by the coding sequence ATGAAGGAAGTTATAGTAATTGGAGCAGGAATAGGTGGGCTAACAACAGGAATAAGATTATTACAAAATGGTTATAGAGTTACTATCTTAGAAAAAGAAAGTACAGTAGGAGGAAAAATAAATCAAATTAAAAATAAAGGAGATAAATTTGATTTAACAGCTAGCATACTTATGACACCTCAAAACTATACTGAGATATTTAATTATGTAAATAAAGATTATTCAAAGTATATAGATTTAGTAAAATTAGATACTATGTACAAAGTTTTCTATCAAGACAATACTAATTATGAATTTTATAGTGATATTTCTAAAACTATAAAATTTTTAGAATCTATAGATTGTAACTTAGGAGTAGCTTATTTAAAGTACATATCAAATTCATATAGCAAATATGTTTTATCAAATGAAAAATTTTTAAATAAACCTATGGAAAATTTAAAAGAGATTTTAAACTTTGAATCTGTAAAAACTGCAATTAAATTAAATCCAATTCCAAGTTCATATAAGTATACGTCTAGATATATAAAAGATAATAAAATAAGAGATTTTTTATTGTTTCAATGTATGTATATAGGAATTGACCCATATGAAAATTCTAATTTATATACTTTAATCCCAGCTATATCCCAACTATATGGGCTTTGGTATATTAAGGGTGGAATGTATTCGTATATAAAATCTTTAGAAAAACTATTTTGTGAAATGGGTGGGAAAATATATATAAACAAAGAGGTAAATGAGATTTTAATAGATAAAGGAATAGTAAAAGGTGTAAGTACTAGTGATAGAAAGTATTCGTCAGATATCGTAGTATGTAATGCAGATTTTCCATATGCAATAAAAAAATTAATAAAGGAAGATGTAAATAAAGATAAAAAAATTGAAAAACTTAAACTTTCATGTTCCACGTTAATCATTTATTTAGGATTAAATAAAAAATATAAAAATTTAAAAGTTAATAATATATATATTGGAGAAAACTTTAAAGAAAATATACAAGCTCCATTTAAAGGTGATTTGCCTAATAAACCTTCTTTTTACATGTATTGTCCTAGTAAAATAGATCATAGTGTATGTGGAGAATCAAAGGAGATTTTAAACATAATGATTAGAGTTCCTAACTTAGAGCATGAGAATATTGAATGGAATGAAAGACTAGTAAAAAGTTTTAGAGATAAGGTTATACAATCGATAACTAAGATTAAGGGTATGGAGGATATAGAAGAAAATATTATTTACGAAAAATATTTGACTCCTAAGGATATAGAAACTAATTTTAATGCATATAAAGGATGTGCATTTGGTATAGCTCATAACATTAATCAAATAGGGTATTTAAGACCACATATAAAATCAAAGAGTGTTAAAAATTTATATTTTATAGGGTCTTCAACGCATCCAGGGAATGGAGCATCTGTAATAGTAAAAGGAAGTAAATTAATCGCAGATGAGATAATAAAAAATAGTTAG
- a CDS encoding DUF488 domain-containing protein, whose product MEIFAIGHSNYPYGKFIEMIKKYNINCIVDIRETPYSKYNVQYNKEYFRETLKKDGYTYIYMGEEFGAKRGSKQSYNNEGYADFDKVVKEDIFLSGVKRIKNGIDMGYRIVLLGAMQEPIRCHRSIMVGRFLKNESLDIKYILHEGTLATQDDIEEDLLNKYFEDRNQISIDSLIGKGQSKQDMIEQAYKLANKEIGYRTEDIK is encoded by the coding sequence ATGGAAATTTTTGCAATTGGACATTCAAACTACCCTTATGGAAAATTTATTGAGATGATTAAAAAGTATAATATTAACTGTATTGTTGATATAAGAGAAACACCATATTCTAAATATAATGTACAGTACAACAAAGAATATTTTAGAGAAACCTTAAAAAAAGATGGATATACATATATTTATATGGGTGAAGAATTTGGAGCCAAAAGAGGAAGTAAGCAATCATATAACAATGAAGGGTATGCAGATTTTGATAAGGTTGTAAAAGAGGATATATTTTTGAGCGGAGTAAAACGAATCAAAAACGGAATAGATATGGGATATAGAATAGTATTATTAGGAGCAATGCAAGAACCTATAAGATGTCATAGAAGCATTATGGTAGGTAGATTTTTAAAAAATGAGAGCTTAGATATTAAGTACATATTACATGAAGGAACTTTAGCTACTCAAGATGATATAGAGGAAGATTTGCTTAATAAGTATTTTGAAGATAGAAATCAGATTAGTATAGACAGTTTAATAGGTAAAGGACAAAGTAAGCAAGATATGATAGAACAAGCTTATAAGCTAGCTAATAAAGAGATTGGCTATAGAACAGAAGATATTAAGTAA
- a CDS encoding YitT family protein has product MKKSDFIKGLQEYIVVTIGVILVAIGIQYFFAPNDIAGGGLSGLALIINHYSPSLSMGIIIFMGNLILFAISFILIGGDFGLKTIYASFMLSVVIDFMDKILNSTALTTNLLAAVIGGTLVTAIGLAMVFATNASTGGTDILAKILNKYTTFNIGISLLIVDLFVAIMGGFTFGLRKGIYSMLVIILNGLLIDRVIEKIEKKKNIKEQENEEKLEEAA; this is encoded by the coding sequence ATGAAAAAATCAGATTTTATTAAAGGATTACAAGAATATATTGTTGTAACGATAGGAGTAATCTTAGTTGCTATTGGGATACAGTACTTTTTTGCACCTAATGATATAGCTGGAGGAGGACTTAGTGGTTTAGCTCTTATAATAAACCATTATTCGCCGAGTTTATCTATGGGAATTATAATATTTATGGGTAATTTAATACTGTTTGCAATATCATTTATTTTAATAGGTGGAGATTTTGGATTAAAAACAATATATGCAAGTTTTATGTTGTCTGTAGTAATAGATTTTATGGATAAAATTTTAAATTCAACAGCTTTAACTACAAATTTATTGGCTGCTGTAATAGGGGGTACATTAGTAACTGCGATAGGTCTAGCTATGGTTTTCGCAACAAATGCATCTACTGGTGGTACAGACATTTTAGCTAAGATATTAAATAAATATACTACATTTAATATAGGAATATCACTTCTAATAGTGGATTTATTTGTTGCTATAATGGGAGGATTCACTTTTGGACTTAGAAAAGGAATATATTCTATGTTAGTTATAATTTTAAATGGATTATTGATAGATAGAGTAATAGAAAAAATAGAGAAAAAGAAAAATATTAAAGAACAAGAAAATGAAGAAAAATTAGAAGAAGCAGCATAA
- a CDS encoding efflux RND transporter periplasmic adaptor subunit, whose translation MKKKHIAIGLALVVIWGGAIGFLAYKSKDKKVKEEQAIKRYIIPENKKTFFSGVVEPSKSKIFYKDISKGSDYEINKKNGEIVSKGSLLITYKNEEIANQISDLEDQISDLKKEKNKSSEPKNNEIQNNTDVMNPNVGASIEDQIKSNKKQIEKLKKKEYTHEYAPFAGKVSVPSKAAEGENQVLLKLKSNDLYVKAQVSERDLEKTKLNQDVDILVLANDKNVKGEILDISYDPEEQVVPTEGAVSTSQVANYPVTISLDSKENVVNGYHVQVKLKDTEKLIEIPTSAVKTEGSKKYVYLIKDNKLVKQDIKTKGEKGKSTIVSSGLKEKDEIVEVINSEMKEGQEIE comes from the coding sequence ATGAAAAAAAAGCACATAGCTATAGGGTTAGCATTAGTAGTTATTTGGGGAGGAGCCATAGGGTTCTTAGCTTATAAAAGCAAAGATAAAAAGGTTAAGGAAGAGCAAGCCATTAAAAGGTATATAATTCCTGAAAATAAGAAAACTTTCTTCAGTGGAGTTGTAGAACCGTCAAAATCTAAAATTTTCTATAAAGACATAAGTAAGGGATCAGATTATGAAATAAACAAGAAAAATGGTGAAATTGTAAGTAAAGGAAGTTTGCTTATAACATATAAAAACGAAGAAATAGCAAATCAAATATCAGACTTAGAAGATCAAATATCAGATTTAAAAAAAGAAAAAAATAAAAGTAGTGAACCTAAAAATAATGAAATTCAAAACAATACAGATGTCATGAATCCAAATGTAGGAGCTTCTATAGAAGACCAAATAAAAAGTAATAAAAAACAAATAGAGAAACTTAAGAAAAAAGAATATACACATGAATATGCCCCATTTGCAGGAAAAGTTAGTGTTCCAAGTAAAGCAGCAGAGGGTGAAAACCAAGTTTTATTAAAGTTAAAAAGTAATGATTTATATGTAAAAGCACAAGTATCAGAGAGAGATTTAGAAAAAACAAAATTAAATCAAGATGTGGATATACTAGTATTAGCAAATGACAAAAATGTAAAAGGTGAAATACTTGATATTTCCTACGATCCAGAAGAGCAAGTTGTTCCAACAGAGGGAGCGGTATCAACATCTCAAGTTGCTAATTATCCAGTGACAATAAGTTTAGATTCAAAAGAAAATGTAGTAAATGGATATCATGTTCAAGTTAAATTAAAAGATACTGAAAAATTGATAGAGATACCTACTTCAGCTGTTAAGACAGAAGGAAGTAAAAAATATGTTTATTTAATAAAAGATAATAAGCTTGTTAAGCAAGATATAAAAACAAAAGGAGAAAAAGGGAAATCAACAATAGTATCATCAGGCTTAAAAGAAAAAGATGAAATTGTAGAAGTTATAAATAGTGAGATGAAAGAAGGTCAGGAAATTGAATAG
- a CDS encoding glycine C-acetyltransferase, which yields MSLDISSKSKALSTFLNENLNDLKSKGLYNKIDSLQSSNGPIIQINGKHLINLSSNNYLGLATNKNLINATVEATEKYGAGAGAVRTINGTLEIHDILENTIAKFKGTESAIAFQSGFNCNMGAIQAVMDKNDAILSDELNHASIIDGCKLSGSKIIRFKHSDMNDLREKAKQAQESGLYKKIMVITDGVFSMDGDIAKLPEIVEIAEEFDLITYVDDAHGSGVTGKGAGTCKHFGLSDKVDFQIGTLSKAIGVVGGYVAGSKDLIDWLKVRGRPFLFSTSLTPGAAAACTESINILMNDDTLVQKVWENGNYLKTGLKSLGFNIGNSQTPITPCIIGDEAKTQLFSKRLLEEGVYAKSIVFPTVPKGTGRVRNMPTAAHTKEMLDDALSIYEKVGKELGVIK from the coding sequence ATGAGTTTAGATATAAGTTCAAAAAGTAAGGCATTATCTACTTTTCTTAACGAAAATCTTAATGATTTAAAATCTAAGGGTCTATATAACAAAATTGATTCTCTTCAAAGTTCTAATGGTCCTATCATTCAAATAAATGGAAAACATCTAATTAACCTTTCATCTAACAATTATCTTGGACTAGCTACAAATAAAAATTTAATAAATGCTACCGTTGAGGCTACAGAAAAATATGGAGCTGGTGCTGGTGCAGTAAGAACAATAAATGGTACATTAGAAATCCATGATATTTTAGAAAATACTATAGCTAAATTCAAAGGTACAGAATCAGCTATAGCTTTCCAATCAGGATTTAATTGCAATATGGGAGCTATTCAAGCTGTCATGGATAAAAATGATGCAATTTTATCAGATGAACTTAATCATGCATCAATAATAGATGGATGCAAACTTTCTGGATCCAAAATAATAAGATTCAAACATTCAGATATGAATGACTTGAGAGAAAAAGCTAAACAAGCTCAGGAAAGTGGATTGTATAAAAAAATAATGGTTATAACCGATGGAGTTTTCTCTATGGATGGAGATATAGCTAAACTTCCTGAAATAGTTGAAATAGCTGAAGAATTCGACTTAATTACTTACGTTGATGATGCTCATGGTTCTGGAGTTACGGGAAAAGGAGCTGGAACTTGCAAGCACTTTGGTCTATCAGATAAAGTTGATTTCCAAATAGGAACACTATCTAAAGCTATAGGTGTTGTCGGTGGATATGTTGCAGGTTCTAAAGATTTAATAGATTGGTTAAAGGTGAGAGGTAGACCTTTCTTGTTTTCAACATCTCTTACTCCTGGTGCTGCTGCTGCTTGTACCGAATCTATAAATATACTTATGAACGATGATACTTTAGTTCAAAAAGTTTGGGAAAATGGAAATTATCTTAAAACTGGATTAAAATCTTTAGGATTTAATATAGGAAATAGTCAAACGCCGATAACCCCATGCATTATCGGAGATGAAGCCAAAACTCAATTATTTAGTAAAAGACTCCTAGAAGAAGGTGTTTATGCTAAATCAATAGTATTCCCTACTGTTCCTAAAGGTACCGGAAGGGTTAGAAATATGCCAACAGCTGCTCATACAAAAGAAATGTTAGATGATGCTTTAAGTATTTATGAAAAAGTAGGAAAAGAATTAGGAGTTATTAAATAA